In Nerophis lumbriciformis linkage group LG04, RoL_Nlum_v2.1, whole genome shotgun sequence, a single window of DNA contains:
- the ctnnb1 gene encoding catenin beta-1, which yields MASQADLMELDMAMEPDRKAAVSHWQQQSYLDSGIHSGATTTAPSLSGKGNPEEDDLDNNQAIYEWEQGFNQNFSQEQVQDLDGQYAMTRAQRVRAAMFPETLEEGMQIPSTQYDTANPTNVQRLAEPSQMLKHAVVNLINYQDDAELATRAIPELTKLLNDEDQVVVNKAAVMVHQLSKKEASRHAIMRSPQMVSAIVRTMQNTNDVETARCTAGTLHNLSHHREGLLAIFKSGGIPALVKMLGSPVDSVLFYAITTLHNLLLHQEGAKMAVRLAGGLQKMVALLNKTNVKFLAITTDCLQILAYGNQESKLIILASGGPQALVNIMRTYTYEKLLWTTSRVLKVLSVCSSNKPAIVEAGGMQALGLHLTDPSQRLVQNCLWTLRNLSDAATKQEGMEGLLGTLVQLLGSDDINVVTCAAGILSNLTCNNYKNKMMVCQVGGIEALVRTVLRAGDREDITEPAICALRHLTSRHQDAEMAQNAVRLHYGLPVVVKLLHPPSHWPLIKATVGLIRNLALCPANHAPLREQGAIPRLVQLLVRAHQDTQRRTSMGGTQQQFVEGVRMEEIVEGCTGALHILARDVHNRIVIRGLNTIPLFVQLLYSPIENIQRVAAGVLCELAQDKEAAEAIEAEGATAPLTELLHSRNEGVATYAAAVLFRMSEDKPQDYKKRLSVELTSSLFRTEPMAWNETGDLGLDIGAQGEPLGYRQDDPSYRSFHSGGYGGDSMGMEPMMDHDLGGSHHPGQDYPPVEGLPDLGHTQELIEGLPPGDSNQLAWFDTDL from the exons ATGGCTTCCCAGG CTGATTTGATGGAGTTGGACATGGCAATGGAGCCAGACCGAAAGGCAGCAGTCAGCCACTGGCAGCAACAGTCTTACCTGGATTCAGGCATCCATTCAGGGGCCACCACTACAGCTCCCTCACTCAGCGGGAAAGGAAATCCTGAAGAAGATGATCTTGACAACAACCAGGCCATTTATGAGTGGGAGCAAGGCTTTAACCAGAATTTTTCCCAGGAACAAGTCCAAG aTTTGGATGGTCAGTATGCCATGACTCGTGCCCAGCGGGTGCGTGCAGCAATGTTCCCAGAGACTCTTGAAGAGGGCATGCAGATCCCCTCCACACAGTATGACACAGCAAATCCTACCAATGTTCAGAGGCTGGCAGAGCCTTCACAAATGCTCAAACACGCTGTGGTCAATCTGATCAACTATCAAGATGACGCCGAGCTCGCGACCAGAGCCATACCAGAACTTACCAAACTACTTAATGACGAGGACCAG GTCGTAGTAAACAAAGCAGCAGTGATGGTGCACCAATTATCAAAGAAAGAAGCTTCCCGGCACGCAATCATGCGTTCCCCTCAGATGGTATCTGCCATCGTCAGGACAATGCAGAACACAAATGATGTGGAGACAGCTCGCTGCACTGCAGGGACCCTCCACAACCTCTCCCATCACAGAGAGGGTCTGCTGGCAATCTTTAAATCTGGAGGAATCCCAGCTTTAGTCAAAATGCTTGG TTCACCAGTAGACTCTGTCCTGTTCTATGCCATCACAACCCTCCACAACCTCCTGCTGCACCAGGAAGGAGCAAAGATGGCCGTTCGCTTAGCTGGTGGGCTTCAGAAAATGGTGGCCCTGCTGAACAAAACAAATGTTAAGTTCCTGGCCATCACCACAGATTGTCTCCAAATTCTGGCCTATGGAAACCAGGAAAGCAAG TTGATCATCCTGGCTAGTGGAGGCCCACAAGCGCTGGTCAACATCATGAGGACTTACACTTATGAGAAACTACTGTGGACCACAAGCAGAGTTCTTAAAGTCCTGTCGGTCTGCTCCAGTAACAAACCTGCAATTGTAGAAGCTG GAGGCATGCAGGCTCTAGGACTGCACTTGACAGACCCCAGCCAGAGACTAGTCCAAAACTGTCTCTGGACACTCAGGAACTTATCAGATGCTGCCACCAAGCAG GAGGGAatggagggtctgctgggaacactGGTCCAACTACTTGGTAGTGATGACATTAACGTGGTGACCTGTGCTGCTGGCATCCTCTCTAACCTGACGTGTaacaactacaaaaacaagatgatGGTCTGCCAG GTTGGTGGAATTGAGGCTCTGGTTCGCACAGTGCTACGGGCCGGAGACAGAGAAGACATCACAGAACCAGCTATTTGTGCCCTGCGTCACCTCACATCTCGACACCAGGATGCCGAGATGGCTCAGAATGCAGTCAGGCTGCATTATGGCTTGCCGGTTGTAGTCAAATTGTTGCATCCGCCGTCACACTGGCCACTTATTAAG GCTACAGTTGGTCTGATCCGTAACCTGGCGCTGTGCCCTGCAAACCACGCTCCTCTAAGGGAGCAAGGAGCCATTCCTAGACTGGTTCAGCTGCTGGTCAGAGCTCACCAGGATACGCAAAGGCGCACCAGCATGGGAGGAACACAGCAGCAGTTTGTG GAGGGAGTTCGCATGGAGGAGATTGTGGAGGGCTGCACAGGAGCACTTCATATCCTGGCCAGAGACGTCCACAACAGAATAGTCATCAGGGGACTCAACACAATTCCACTCTTTGTACAG CTCTTGTATTCTCCCATTGAGAACATCCAGCGTGTGGCAGCAGGTGTCCTGTGTGAGCTGGCCCAGGACAAAGAGGCCGCAGAGGCCATCGAGGCTGAGGGAGCGACTGCCCCACTCACCGAGCTGCTGCATAGCCGCAATGAAGGCGTTG CCACAtatgcagcagcagttctgttcCGTATGTCAGAGGACAAGCCTCAAGACTACAAGAAACGCCTCTCTGTAGAACTCACCAGCTCTCTCTTCAGGACGGAACCAATGGCCTGGAATGAA ACTGGTGACCTCGGTCTGGACATTGGTGCTCAGGGAGAGCCTCTGGGCTATAGGCAGGACG ACCCAAGCTACCGTTCCTTCCACTCTGGAGGTTATGGCGGGGATTCGATGGGCATGGAACCCATGATGGACCATGACCTGGGTGGGAGCCACCACCCTGGTCAGGATTATCCCCCTGTGGAGGGGCTCCCTGATCTGGGACATACCCAGGAACTGATCGAAGGCCTGCCACCTGGTGACTCCAATCAACTGGCCTGGTTTGACACAGACTTGTAA